The following coding sequences are from one Vicugna pacos chromosome 11, VicPac4, whole genome shotgun sequence window:
- the LOC140699142 gene encoding ral guanine nucleotide dissociation stimulator-like yields MFSSCFPVSRGFSARKPWTARFFGGCRRLWNPPPRRLWPILRRSPKDSTHGTGQDLVHGDPRSTSLQEAQVPHDSSRAQDALRGGAGPSGSRDEAYRAWSLRRHRLEKLVAKLVPAVLGGQPSYVNTFLGSYRTFATAQQVLDHLFRRYGCVLPVTEEDGGPLHQLKEAMASILGTWMFQYPDDFHQPPEFPCLKTVVAYVELSMPGSDLERQAHLLLAQLEQLELPEADSDAPAPGPAGETPLGGEPAPALPPATAPEPEPEPEPDPEQRDALSCEAAASSLLSAVGPGPSSGPPPTLPETPPLV; encoded by the exons atgttctcctcttgtttcccggtctcccggggcttctccgccaggaaaccctggactgcgaggttcttcggtggctgcaggcgtctgtggaaccctccacccaggcgcctgtggcctattttgaggaggtcacctaag gactccacacacgggacgggacaggacctggtccacggagatccccgctccacctccctgcaggaggcgcaggtgccccacgacagcagcagagcccaggacgcgctcagg gggggagctggaccatcagggagcagggatgaggcctacagggcttggagcctccggcgacacaggctggagaagctggtggcaaagctggtgCCTGCCGTCCTGGGCGGCCAGCCATCCTATGTGAACACATTTCTGGGCAGTTATCGAACTTTTGCCaccgcccagcaggtgctggaccatcTGTTCCGAAG atacggatgcgtcctccctgttacagaagaggacgggggacccctgcaccagctgaaaga ggccatggcctccatcctgggcacctggatgTTCCAGTACCCAGACGatttccaccagcctccagaattcccaTGCTTGAAGACCGTTGTTGCTTACGTCGAgctcagcatgcctggctcagacctggagcggcaggcccacctcctcctggcacagctggagcaactggaactcccagaggcagacagtgatg caccagctccaggacccgctggggaaacccctctgggtggagagccagctccagctctcccgcctgcgacagcgccagagccagagccagagccagagccagatcCAGAGCAGAGGGACGCGCT gtcctgtgaggCAGCGGCCTCCTCTCTCTTGTCTGCTgtgggcccagggcccagctcagggcctccgCCAACACTCCCTGAGACCCCACCCTTG GTCTAA
- the LOC140699146 gene encoding ral guanine nucleotide dissociation stimulator-like isoform X1 — protein MFSSCFPVSRGFSARKPWTARFFGGCRRLWNPPPRRLWPILRRSPKDSTHGTGQDLVHGDPRSTSLQEAQVPHDSSRAQDALRGGAGPSGSRDEAYRAWSLRRHRLEKLVAKLVPAVLGGQPSYVNTFLGSYRTFATAQQVLDHLFRRYGCVLPVTEEDGGPLHQLKEAMASILGTWMFQYPDDFHQPPEFPCLKTVVAYVELSMPGSDLERQAHLLLAQLEQLELPEADSDAPAPGPAGETPLGGEPAPALPPATAPEPEPEPEPDPEQRDALSCEAAASSLLSAVGPGPSSGPPPTLPETPPLEIQKMVVNSPISFSAFVEMVLCFLLTLLMEWSTVMHFSKVKPSCIPGINPTCSWCAVLLTQMGTNDKFIDFFLPFLPQLRLPAPW, from the exons atgttctcctcttgtttcccggtctcccggggcttctccgccaggaaaccctggactgcgaggttcttcggtggctgcaggcgtctgtggaaccctccacccaggcgcctgtggcctattttgaggaggtcacctaag gactccacacacgggacgggacaggacctggtccacggagatccccgctccacctccctgcaggaggcgcaggtgccccacgacagcagcagagcccaggacgcgctcagg gggggagctggaccatcagggagcagggatgaggcctacagggcttggagcctccggcgacacaggctggagaagctggtggcaaagctggtgCCTGCCGTCCTGGGCGGCCAGCCATCCTATGTGAACACATTTCTGGGCAGTTATCGAACTTTTGCCaccgcccagcaggtgctggaccatcTGTTCCGAAG atacggatgcgtcctccctgttacagaagaggacgggggacccctgcaccagctgaaaga ggccatggcctccatcctgggcacctggatgTTCCAGTACCCAGACGatttccaccagcctccagaattcccaTGCTTGAAGACCGTTGTTGCTTACGTCGAgctcagcatgcctggctcagacctggagcggcaggcccacctcctcctggcacagctggagcaactggaactcccagaggcagacagtgatg caccagctccaggacccgctggggaaacccctctgggtggagagccagctccagctctcccgcctgcgacagcgccagagccagagccagagccagagccagatcCAGAGCAGAGGGACGCGCT gtcctgtgaggCAGCGGCCTCCTCTCTCTTGTCTGCTgtgggcccagggcccagctcagggcctccgCCAACACTCCCTGAGACCCCACCCTTG gaaattcagaagatggtGGTGAACTCACCCATTTCTTTCTCGGCATTCGTTGAGATGGTCCTGTGTTTTCTCCTCACACTGTTAATGGAATGGAGTACAGTCATGCATTTTTCTAAGGTGAAGCCATCCTGCATTCCAGGAATCAatcccacttgctcatggtgtgCAGTTCTTCTTACACAGATGGGTACGAATGACaagtttatagatttttttctgccctttctaccTCAGCTCAGGCTTCCTGCGCCCTGGTAG